A genome region from Flavobacterium sp. includes the following:
- a CDS encoding DUF4236 domain-containing protein produces MAWSFRKRIKVIPGVHLNLSKNGISTSIGVKGASITFGKSGNYLNTSIPVLGINSRHKISGSENNLKPEMYETIELSDNIFSSDIQEITSQNMQGIKEAIVMANQQKKDLNKDLSKIQTSLSSSKLKLGLSYFLVYGLVKKDIPERIRIDITTKKEAIKQTKEQIENSFVKLDIEFDQEIMEQYKILVEAFKKLITSQKIWDVTSAYYQDRVAARSSASTLVKKREVRFSLRSLPDIKSDFNALYFQNANGADLYFYPSFIIMYSNNKDFALIGIDEIIFNQSYVRFTETGFIPKDSKVIDRTWAKVNKKGTPDKRFKGNYQIPVVRYGEIKLRTNTGLNEEYEFSNYELTEEFGKAFRDYQLTIKSLKHLN; encoded by the coding sequence ATGGCTTGGAGTTTTCGTAAACGCATTAAAGTTATACCTGGAGTTCATTTAAATTTAAGTAAAAATGGTATCAGTACTTCCATAGGAGTTAAAGGAGCTAGTATAACATTTGGAAAATCAGGAAATTATTTAAACACAAGTATTCCTGTTTTAGGGATTAATAGCCGTCATAAAATATCTGGTTCAGAAAATAATTTAAAGCCGGAAATGTATGAAACTATTGAACTTTCTGACAACATTTTTAGTTCTGATATTCAAGAAATCACAAGTCAGAATATGCAAGGAATCAAGGAAGCTATTGTTATGGCTAATCAACAAAAAAAAGACCTAAACAAAGATCTCTCAAAAATTCAAACATCATTAAGTTCTTCAAAATTAAAACTTGGCTTGAGCTATTTTTTAGTTTATGGCTTAGTCAAAAAAGATATTCCTGAAAGAATAAGAATAGACATTACAACAAAAAAAGAAGCTATAAAACAAACAAAAGAACAAATAGAGAATAGTTTTGTTAAGCTTGATATAGAATTTGATCAAGAAATCATGGAACAATACAAAATCCTTGTAGAAGCATTTAAAAAACTTATAACTTCACAGAAAATTTGGGATGTTACAAGTGCATATTATCAAGATAGAGTTGCTGCAAGATCTTCTGCGAGTACTTTAGTAAAAAAAAGAGAGGTAAGGTTTTCATTAAGATCACTTCCAGACATAAAATCTGATTTTAATGCTTTATATTTTCAGAATGCAAATGGTGCAGATTTATATTTTTATCCAAGTTTTATAATTATGTATTCAAACAACAAAGATTTTGCATTAATTGGAATTGATGAAATAATTTTTAATCAAAGCTATGTACGGTTTACAGAGACAGGCTTTATTCCTAAAGATTCCAAAGTAATTGATCGTACATGGGCAAAAGTAAATAAAAAGGGTACTCCTGATAAAAGATTTAAAGGTAACTATCAAATTCCTGTGGTTCGTTATGGAGAAATTAAGCTAAGAACAAATACCGGATTAAATGAGGAATACGAATTTAGTAATTATGAACTTACTGAAGAGTTTGGTAAAGCCTTCAGAGATTATCAATTAACAATAAAATCTTTAAAACATCTTAATTAA
- a CDS encoding cyclic-phosphate processing receiver domain-containing protein, with protein MKYKLFLDDIRDVNMVYKKLTNDDFVVVRNFDDFKKVIIEKGLPELISFDNDLGLDENDQIAEDGYACAKWLVYESGLDLRNLKFNVHSANPVASQQIQGLLDNYIKHLRANN; from the coding sequence ATGAAATACAAACTCTTTCTTGACGATATTCGTGATGTAAATATGGTTTACAAAAAACTAACTAATGATGATTTTGTTGTAGTTAGAAATTTCGACGATTTTAAAAAAGTAATTATTGAAAAAGGATTGCCTGAATTAATTAGTTTTGATAATGATTTAGGTCTTGATGAAAATGATCAGATTGCGGAAGACGGTTATGCTTGTGCTAAATGGCTGGTTTATGAATCTGGATTAGATTTAAGAAATTTAAAATTTAATGTACATTCTGCTAATCCAGTTGCAAGTCAGCAAATTCAGGGCTTACTTGATAATTATATTAAGCATTTGAGAGCTAACAATTAA
- a CDS encoding M14 family metallopeptidase has product MKLFTILFSLFTITIAAQNNKKYDTFFEKGNGNQSASYQETIAYFKMLANDFPTIQMKEMGLTDSGEPLHMITFNPDKEFDFDKIQKTKAVLFVNNGIHAGEPDGIDATMQFYRDLAIGKIKAPKNTVLVIIPVYNIGGALNRNSTTRANQDGPEIYGFRGNARNYDLNRDLMKSDTRNTKSFVEIFQKINADVFIDNHVSNGSDYQYKLTYIMTEHNKLGKVLGDFMNDEMMPALVKDLQKKKIETTPYVDSFKDTPDKGFGQFVDSPRYTTGYTSLFNTIGFVVETHMLKKYAERVKMTYEYMKSTLDFTDANYQKIKDLRVKNLEQYQPKKSYTLKWELDSTKATTFSFLGYEAGYKKSEATTGNRLYYDRSKPYKKDVPYIKEFKSQKEVVIPSAYIIPRGYWNIIELLKNNNISFKQIQNDTIIEVESYRIADFKTVPSAYEGHYLHRNTTVTSKIVKMAFAKGDYIVPTSQKGVKYLVEAFEPEGVDSFFNWNFFDPILQQKEHYSEYIFEDTAAQLLKENPSLKTELETKKQNDPAFAKNPEAQLDWLYKHSVYYEKAHMQYPVYRVL; this is encoded by the coding sequence ATGAAACTTTTTACCATTCTCTTTTCACTTTTCACAATAACAATCGCTGCTCAAAACAATAAAAAATACGATACCTTTTTTGAGAAAGGAAACGGCAATCAATCGGCTTCTTATCAAGAAACTATTGCTTATTTTAAAATGCTGGCGAATGATTTTCCAACCATTCAGATGAAAGAAATGGGATTAACAGATTCGGGTGAACCTTTACACATGATTACTTTCAATCCTGATAAGGAATTTGATTTTGATAAAATACAAAAAACAAAAGCGGTTCTTTTTGTCAATAACGGAATCCATGCCGGAGAACCAGACGGAATCGACGCCACAATGCAGTTTTACAGAGATTTAGCAATTGGAAAAATAAAAGCGCCAAAAAATACCGTTTTGGTTATCATTCCGGTTTATAATATCGGCGGTGCTTTAAACCGAAATTCGACAACACGCGCCAATCAAGATGGACCTGAAATTTACGGTTTTAGAGGAAATGCGAGAAACTACGATTTGAATCGTGATTTAATGAAATCAGATACTCGAAATACAAAGAGTTTTGTAGAGATTTTCCAAAAAATAAACGCTGATGTTTTTATTGACAATCACGTAAGTAACGGCTCTGATTATCAATACAAACTGACATATATCATGACAGAACACAATAAACTGGGAAAAGTTTTGGGTGATTTTATGAATGATGAAATGATGCCGGCTTTGGTAAAAGATCTTCAGAAAAAGAAAATCGAAACGACGCCTTATGTCGATTCTTTTAAAGATACTCCAGACAAAGGTTTTGGACAGTTTGTCGATAGTCCGCGATATACAACGGGTTACACTTCCCTATTTAATACAATTGGTTTTGTGGTTGAAACGCACATGCTGAAAAAATATGCCGAACGTGTAAAAATGACCTACGAATACATGAAATCGACTTTGGATTTTACCGATGCGAATTACCAAAAAATAAAAGATTTAAGAGTAAAAAATCTTGAACAATATCAGCCTAAAAAATCTTATACTTTAAAATGGGAATTAGACAGCACAAAAGCCACAACTTTTTCATTTTTAGGATATGAAGCGGGTTACAAAAAAAGCGAAGCCACAACTGGAAACCGTTTATATTACGACCGAAGCAAACCGTATAAAAAAGATGTTCCCTATATTAAAGAATTCAAATCACAAAAAGAAGTTGTTATTCCTTCTGCTTATATCATTCCACGTGGTTACTGGAATATAATTGAACTTTTGAAAAACAATAATATCTCGTTTAAACAAATTCAAAACGATACGATTATAGAAGTTGAAAGTTATCGAATTGCCGATTTTAAAACGGTTCCTTCTGCTTACGAAGGACATTATTTGCATAGAAATACAACGGTGACTTCTAAAATAGTTAAAATGGCTTTCGCCAAAGGAGATTACATCGTGCCAACCAGCCAAAAAGGCGTAAAATATCTTGTAGAAGCTTTTGAACCAGAAGGTGTTGATTCGTTCTTTAATTGGAATTTCTTTGATCCTATTTTACAGCAAAAAGAACATTATTCTGAATATATTTTTGAAGATACAGCGGCACAACTTTTAAAAGAAAATCCTTCTCTAAAAACTGAATTAGAAACTAAAAAACAAAACGATCCTGCTTTTGCTAAAAATCCAGAAGCCCAATTGGATTGGCTTTATAAGCATTCTGTTTATTATGAAAAGGCACATATGCAGTATCCTGTTTATCGAGTGCTTTAG
- a CDS encoding DEAD/DEAH box helicase: MNKKHHSNDILSNLGIKNLNEMQETAKDLILNDNNVLLLSPTGSGKTLAFLLPVLELLQPEILSVQCLILVPSRELGLQIEQVWKKMGTQYKVNICYGGHSIDTEIKNLSNPPAVLIGTPGRIADHIDRETFRTDKIQTLILDEFDKSLQLGFHEQMSFIIGRLPKVNKRVLVSATSDIEIPKYTRVINPTVLDFIPEEEEKANLSMKMILSPSKDKLESLFNLICSLKSQSAIIFCNHRDAAERISDTLNEKGIYSVYYHGGMDQDERERALIQFRNGSVSYLITTDLAARGLDIPEMKHVIHYHLPLKEDEFTHRNGRTARMQATGTAYIIVHESEKELDYIDYNMEVLDVKDIKSLPKPPEFQTIYISGGKKTKLNKFDIVGFFSQKGKLEKDDLGLIEVKDFVSFAAVKFGKVKDLLKNIRDEKMKGKKFKIEVARNVIKKEEEKNKKF, encoded by the coding sequence ATGAATAAAAAACACCATTCCAACGATATACTTTCGAATTTAGGAATTAAAAACCTAAACGAAATGCAGGAAACTGCAAAAGATTTAATTCTAAACGACAACAACGTTTTGTTACTTTCTCCAACGGGATCTGGAAAAACCTTAGCGTTTTTACTTCCTGTTTTAGAATTATTGCAGCCGGAAATTTTATCGGTTCAATGTTTAATTTTGGTTCCTTCACGAGAATTGGGACTTCAGATTGAACAGGTTTGGAAGAAAATGGGAACGCAGTACAAAGTAAATATTTGTTACGGCGGACACTCAATTGATACTGAAATCAAGAATTTAAGTAATCCTCCGGCCGTTTTAATTGGAACGCCAGGAAGAATCGCCGATCATATTGACAGGGAAACTTTTAGAACCGATAAAATTCAGACTTTAATTCTTGATGAGTTTGATAAATCGCTTCAGCTTGGGTTTCACGAACAAATGTCTTTTATCATTGGAAGATTACCGAAAGTGAATAAAAGAGTTTTAGTATCAGCTACATCTGATATTGAAATTCCGAAATATACACGAGTTATAAACCCAACGGTTTTAGATTTTATTCCTGAAGAAGAAGAGAAGGCTAATCTTTCGATGAAAATGATTCTTTCTCCTTCTAAAGATAAACTGGAGAGTTTATTTAATTTGATTTGCTCTTTAAAATCACAGTCGGCTATTATTTTTTGTAATCACAGAGATGCTGCTGAACGTATCAGCGATACTTTAAACGAAAAAGGAATTTATTCAGTTTATTATCACGGCGGAATGGATCAGGATGAACGTGAACGTGCTTTGATTCAGTTTAGAAACGGAAGTGTAAGTTACCTCATCACGACTGATCTTGCTGCCCGCGGATTGGATATTCCTGAAATGAAACACGTTATTCATTATCATCTGCCTTTAAAAGAAGACGAATTTACGCATCGTAACGGTCGTACAGCGCGTATGCAGGCAACCGGTACGGCTTATATTATTGTACACGAAAGCGAAAAAGAACTTGATTATATTGATTATAATATGGAAGTTCTGGATGTAAAAGATATTAAAAGTCTGCCAAAGCCTCCCGAGTTTCAAACAATTTATATTAGCGGGGGGAAAAAGACGAAATTGAATAAGTTTGATATTGTGGGTTTCTTTTCTCAAAAAGGAAAACTTGAAAAAGATGATTTAGGACTTATAGAAGTAAAAGATTTTGTTTCATTTGCAGCTGTGAAATTTGGGAAAGTAAAAGACCTTCTTAAGAACATTAGAGATGAAAAAATGAAGGGTAAAAAGTTTAAAATTGAAGTTGCCCGAAATGTTATAAAGAAAGAAGAAGAAAAAAATAAGAAATTTTAG
- a CDS encoding PhnA domain-containing protein — MSIERELSKRSGSKCELCNAEENLKVYQVLPTKKGGIDEAILACNTCIDQIENPDNVDLNHWRCLNDSMWNENIPVQVVAWRMLSRLRSAGWPQELLDMMYLDEDTLAWAQATGEGEDDENKLVHKDSNGVILQHGDSVVLIKDLKVKGSSMVAKQGTAVRNIRLDHENAEYIEGKVDGQQIVIITQYVKKI; from the coding sequence ATGAGTATCGAAAGAGAATTGAGCAAACGAAGCGGATCTAAATGCGAACTTTGTAATGCCGAAGAAAACCTAAAAGTATATCAGGTACTGCCAACAAAAAAAGGCGGTATTGATGAAGCAATATTAGCATGTAACACTTGTATTGACCAAATTGAAAATCCAGATAATGTCGATTTAAACCACTGGAGATGTCTTAATGACAGCATGTGGAATGAAAATATACCGGTTCAGGTTGTTGCATGGAGAATGTTAAGCCGTTTACGTTCTGCAGGATGGCCGCAGGAATTACTTGATATGATGTATTTAGATGAAGATACTCTGGCATGGGCACAAGCTACTGGCGAAGGTGAAGATGACGAAAACAAACTAGTTCATAAAGACAGTAACGGTGTTATTTTGCAGCACGGAGATTCTGTAGTTTTAATAAAAGATTTAAAAGTAAAAGGATCTAGCATGGTTGCCAAACAAGGAACTGCTGTTAGAAACATTCGTCTTGACCACGAAAACGCCGAATACATTGAAGGAAAAGTAGATGGCCAGCAAATTGTGATTATTACGCAGTATGTGAAGAAAATTTAA
- the coaD gene encoding pantetheine-phosphate adenylyltransferase translates to MRKAIFPGSFDPITLGHEDIIRRGIPLFDEIIIAIGVNAEKKYMFSLEERKRFIEETFKDEPKISVITYEGLTIDLAKKEKANFILRGLRNPADFEFEKAIAHTNRKLSKIETVFLLTAAKTSFISSSIVRDVLRNGGEYEMLVPDAVRIKK, encoded by the coding sequence ATGCGAAAAGCAATATTTCCGGGATCATTTGATCCAATTACACTTGGACACGAAGATATTATCAGAAGAGGAATTCCTTTATTTGATGAAATCATAATTGCTATTGGTGTTAATGCCGAAAAAAAATACATGTTTTCATTAGAAGAAAGAAAACGTTTTATTGAAGAAACTTTCAAAGATGAACCAAAAATCTCTGTAATCACTTACGAAGGTTTAACAATTGATTTGGCAAAAAAAGAAAAAGCAAATTTTATACTTAGAGGTCTGCGCAATCCAGCCGATTTCGAGTTCGAAAAAGCTATTGCACATACAAATAGAAAACTTTCTAAAATTGAAACTGTATTTTTATTAACCGCAGCAAAAACATCTTTTATCAGCTCTAGTATTGTTCGTGATGTATTGCGAAATGGCGGTGAATATGAAATGCTGGTTCCGGATGCTGTTAGAATAAAAAAATAA
- a CDS encoding YetF domain-containing protein — MKEIFEWNRLFYNNLPETFILEVIFRSTVMFTILLLTLKLAGKRGVKQLSIFETVIIIALGSAAGDPMFYEDVGIIPAAIVFSTIIILYRTVTWLTGKSKKFEEFIEGRTECLINDGKFSVSTFRKESLAQDEFFAELRIKSIEHLGQVKHAFIETSGEISVFYYEDKDVGYGLPILPSLFYTKSKFIPSDGIYSCSFCGHTEEQKTGTANCKVCKKDEWVEAINTKRIT, encoded by the coding sequence ATGAAAGAAATCTTCGAATGGAATAGATTATTTTACAACAACCTGCCTGAAACCTTTATTCTGGAGGTAATCTTCCGCTCGACGGTAATGTTCACTATTTTATTGCTGACATTAAAACTGGCAGGCAAAAGAGGCGTAAAACAATTATCGATTTTCGAAACCGTAATTATCATTGCTTTAGGTTCTGCGGCAGGCGATCCGATGTTTTATGAAGATGTTGGAATAATTCCAGCTGCAATAGTTTTTTCTACTATAATTATTTTGTATCGCACCGTAACCTGGCTTACAGGAAAAAGCAAAAAATTTGAAGAATTTATTGAAGGCAGAACCGAATGTTTAATCAATGACGGAAAATTTTCTGTTTCAACTTTTAGAAAAGAAAGTTTAGCTCAGGATGAATTTTTTGCAGAATTGCGTATCAAATCAATAGAACATTTAGGTCAGGTAAAACATGCATTTATTGAAACCAGCGGTGAAATAAGTGTTTTTTATTATGAAGATAAAGATGTTGGATATGGATTACCTATTTTACCATCATTATTCTACACAAAAAGTAAATTCATTCCATCTGACGGTATTTACTCCTGCTCTTTCTGTGGACATACAGAAGAACAAAAAACGGGAACAGCAAATTGTAAGGTGTGCAAAAAAGACGAATGGGTAGAAGCAATCAACACAAAAAGAATAACTTAA
- a CDS encoding D-alanine--D-alanine ligase encodes MKNIAIIMGGYSSEYKISLISGNVVYQYLDKTKYNGFRIHIFKEKWVYVDADDAEFPIDRNDFSVTVNGEKIKFDCIFNAIHGTPGEDGLMQAYFELLGIPQSSCDYYQSALTFNKRDLLSVLKPYGIKTAISYYLNKGDIINTQEIIAKVGLPCFVKPNKAGSSFGISKVKTEAELPIAIEVAYKEDNEIIIESFLDGTEVSVGVINYKGEVIVLPITEIVSDNDFFDYEAKYEGKSQEITPARISDELTKKVGETAKRAYEVLKMKGFSRSEFIIVDNEPYMLEMNTIPGLTTESLIPQQAKAAGISLEDLFTNAIELALA; translated from the coding sequence ATGAAAAACATTGCCATCATCATGGGCGGATATTCAAGCGAATATAAAATCTCGCTTATCAGCGGAAACGTTGTGTACCAATATCTTGACAAAACAAAATACAACGGATTCCGAATTCATATTTTTAAAGAAAAATGGGTTTATGTAGACGCAGACGACGCCGAATTTCCAATTGACAGAAATGATTTTTCTGTAACAGTAAATGGTGAAAAAATCAAATTTGACTGCATTTTCAATGCCATTCATGGAACTCCTGGCGAAGATGGATTAATGCAGGCTTATTTTGAATTATTAGGTATTCCTCAGTCATCATGCGATTATTACCAATCGGCATTGACTTTCAATAAAAGAGATTTGTTATCAGTTTTAAAACCATACGGAATCAAAACGGCAATTTCTTATTATCTAAATAAGGGTGATATAATTAATACTCAGGAAATCATTGCAAAAGTTGGTTTACCTTGTTTTGTAAAACCAAACAAAGCAGGTTCAAGTTTTGGAATTTCAAAAGTAAAAACAGAAGCTGAACTCCCAATTGCAATTGAAGTTGCTTACAAAGAAGATAACGAAATCATAATCGAAAGTTTCCTTGACGGAACCGAAGTTTCTGTCGGCGTAATTAATTACAAAGGAGAAGTAATCGTTTTACCAATTACAGAAATTGTTTCAGATAATGATTTCTTCGATTACGAAGCCAAATACGAAGGAAAATCACAGGAAATAACACCAGCCAGAATCTCTGACGAATTAACAAAAAAAGTGGGAGAAACTGCAAAACGTGCTTACGAAGTTTTAAAAATGAAAGGGTTCTCAAGAAGCGAATTCATCATTGTTGACAATGAGCCTTATATGCTTGAAATGAACACAATTCCAGGTTTAACTACAGAAAGTTTAATTCCGCAGCAGGCAAAAGCAGCCGGAATTTCTCTGGAAGATTTATTTACAAATGCTATTGAGTTAGCTTTAGCTTAA
- a CDS encoding PASTA domain-containing protein produces the protein MSLRKYLTSRVFFLQVLSAAGIIAVLGYLFMHWLTFTTDHGHEIAVPNLARLTEEQVEEKLDELDLDYVLLDSVDYRSEFPKYSVVEQDPLPGTKVKVGRKIYIKINSSGFSSVKIPDLIEKTYREAVPTLKALGLEPGTITYIPNLGKDMVLEMRYKGRNLKVGDRVLKASKIDLVLGDGKASYVDDSQADSTAVPVETPQDEQQ, from the coding sequence ATGAGTTTACGTAAGTATTTAACTAGCCGAGTATTTTTTTTACAAGTATTAAGTGCAGCAGGAATTATCGCAGTTTTAGGGTATTTGTTTATGCATTGGTTGACTTTTACAACTGATCACGGACATGAAATTGCAGTGCCAAATTTGGCCAGACTGACTGAAGAACAAGTTGAAGAAAAATTAGATGAGCTTGACTTAGATTATGTGCTTTTGGATAGTGTTGATTATAGAAGTGAATTTCCAAAATATAGCGTTGTAGAGCAGGATCCGCTGCCTGGTACTAAGGTTAAAGTTGGAAGAAAAATATATATTAAAATTAACTCATCGGGATTTTCTTCTGTTAAGATTCCTGATTTAATTGAAAAAACATATCGTGAAGCGGTTCCAACTTTGAAAGCTTTAGGACTTGAGCCGGGAACGATTACTTATATCCCGAATCTTGGAAAAGATATGGTTCTTGAAATGCGTTATAAAGGCAGAAATTTAAAAGTAGGAGACCGCGTTTTGAAAGCGTCTAAAATTGATTTGGTTTTAGGTGACGGAAAAGCAAGTTATGTAGATGACAGCCAGGCAGACAGTACTGCAGTGCCTGTAGAAACCCCACAAGATGAACAACAATAA
- a CDS encoding RluA family pseudouridine synthase — MNNNNIEENLDLEDELFEHYRFEVPKGQAFLRIDKYLMYLIPNATRNKIQNAATDGNIFVNDIPVKSNYKVKPFDVITIMLSHPPFENHILPEDIPLNIVYEDDALLLINKEPGMVVHPGHGNYTGTLVNALAHHFDNLPMNSSERPGLVHRIDKDTSGLLVVAKTEAAMTHLAKQFEAKTTEREYIALVWGNVAADSGTIEGNLARHLKDRMQMAVFDDPEIGKPAITHYKVLERFGYVTLISCKLETGRTHQIRAHMKHIGHPLFNDERYGGHLILKGTTFTKYKQFIENCFKALPRQALHAKTLGFVHPNTGEMMRFDTELPDDFKECIEKWRNYVKSHNTEEEN, encoded by the coding sequence ATGAACAACAATAATATTGAAGAAAACTTAGATCTGGAAGACGAATTATTTGAGCATTACAGATTTGAAGTTCCAAAAGGTCAGGCGTTTTTGCGTATTGACAAATATTTAATGTATTTGATTCCGAATGCTACACGAAATAAAATTCAGAATGCAGCAACGGACGGAAATATTTTTGTAAATGATATTCCGGTAAAATCAAATTATAAAGTAAAACCTTTTGATGTGATCACGATTATGTTGTCGCATCCTCCGTTTGAAAACCACATTCTTCCTGAAGATATTCCGTTGAATATTGTGTATGAAGATGATGCTCTTTTGTTGATTAATAAAGAGCCGGGAATGGTTGTGCATCCGGGACACGGAAACTATACAGGAACTCTTGTAAATGCTTTGGCGCATCATTTTGATAATCTGCCAATGAACAGCAGTGAGCGTCCTGGTTTGGTTCACCGAATTGATAAAGATACTTCCGGACTTTTGGTTGTTGCCAAAACAGAAGCGGCTATGACGCATTTAGCAAAACAATTTGAGGCTAAAACTACTGAACGTGAGTATATTGCTCTTGTTTGGGGAAATGTCGCTGCAGATAGCGGTACAATTGAAGGAAACCTAGCAAGACATTTAAAAGACCGCATGCAAATGGCAGTTTTTGATGATCCTGAAATTGGTAAACCTGCTATTACGCATTATAAAGTTTTGGAACGTTTTGGTTATGTGACTCTTATTTCGTGTAAATTGGAAACAGGAAGAACGCACCAAATTCGTGCGCACATGAAACATATTGGTCATCCGTTATTTAATGACGAACGTTACGGTGGTCATTTGATTTTAAAAGGAACAACGTTTACAAAATACAAACAGTTTATCGAAAATTGTTTTAAAGCTTTGCCTCGTCAGGCCTTACATGCTAAAACACTTGGTTTTGTTCACCCAAATACAGGCGAAATGATGCGTTTTGATACTGAACTGCCAGACGATTTTAAAGAATGTATTGAGAAATGGCGTAATTATGTGAAATCGCATAATACGGAAGAGGAAAATTAA
- a CDS encoding ATP-binding cassette domain-containing protein: protein MQHWDILLSNQVNKKAFIDNILNGEAEGELAIFNTQKGILFSDIAIEKFIEKEYQYDSVEASPESHRQLRTFSSGERKKEFLKYCINQKPDFIIFDNPFDHLDQASRVILADSLKDLTNDIAIIQLLNRVVDVLEFVPNKALIKDNTFELHPISKNENHFKTLNTSAVPKALEPHSFHESELIKLENVSVSYDERKILNNISWTIKQGEFWQLIGPNGSGKSTILSLITGDNPKGFGQDLYLFGRKKGTGESVWEIKKQIGIYTTSMMDLFQKGHTLEQMILSGFFDQIGLYTEPTTHQKNIVSQWLEVIEMTHLRKKRFIDLTLGQQRVGLIVRAVLKHPPLLILDEPVEGLDDENVDLVIQLINTIKQQTNVTILYVSHRIEQGLAPTSVFELLPSKAGSTGQIKS, encoded by the coding sequence ATGCAACACTGGGACATATTATTATCTAACCAGGTAAACAAAAAAGCTTTTATAGACAACATACTTAATGGAGAAGCAGAAGGAGAATTAGCCATTTTTAATACTCAAAAAGGAATTTTGTTCTCTGACATAGCAATCGAAAAATTCATCGAAAAAGAATACCAATACGACAGCGTAGAAGCTTCTCCTGAATCACACCGACAATTACGCACCTTTTCATCTGGTGAACGTAAAAAAGAATTTTTAAAATACTGCATCAATCAAAAACCGGATTTTATCATTTTTGATAATCCTTTTGATCATTTAGATCAGGCTTCAAGAGTTATTTTAGCCGATTCACTTAAAGATTTAACGAATGATATTGCGATAATTCAACTCTTAAATCGTGTTGTTGATGTTTTGGAATTTGTTCCGAATAAAGCACTGATTAAAGACAATACTTTTGAATTACATCCGATTTCAAAAAACGAAAATCATTTTAAAACATTAAATACTTCTGCAGTTCCAAAAGCTTTAGAGCCGCATTCTTTTCACGAAAGTGAATTAATCAAACTCGAAAATGTTTCGGTTAGTTACGACGAAAGAAAAATTCTGAACAATATTTCATGGACTATCAAACAAGGCGAATTTTGGCAGTTAATCGGTCCAAACGGTTCCGGAAAAAGTACCATTTTATCTTTAATAACAGGAGATAATCCAAAAGGATTTGGTCAGGATTTATATTTATTTGGAAGAAAAAAAGGAACCGGAGAAAGTGTTTGGGAAATCAAAAAACAAATTGGTATTTATACTACTTCGATGATGGATTTGTTTCAAAAAGGCCACACGCTGGAGCAAATGATACTATCCGGATTCTTCGATCAAATCGGACTTTATACAGAACCCACAACGCATCAAAAAAATATCGTTTCGCAATGGCTTGAAGTAATCGAAATGACGCATTTAAGAAAAAAACGTTTCATCGATTTAACATTAGGTCAGCAAAGAGTTGGCTTGATTGTACGTGCCGTATTAAAACATCCGCCGTTATTGATTTTAGACGAACCGGTAGAAGGCTTAGATGACGAAAATGTAGATTTGGTAATTCAGTTGATTAATACCATAAAACAACAAACAAACGTTACAATTTTATATGTTTCACATCGAATTGAACAAGGGCTCGCTCCTACTTCGGTTTTTGAACTTTTACCATCTAAAGCTGGTTCAACAGGACAAATAAAAAGTTAA